Proteins co-encoded in one uncultured Draconibacterium sp. genomic window:
- a CDS encoding FAD-binding oxidoreductase has translation MKKHKVTQVRHLTGSTFVIRFERNGMEFQTGQFVLLGTKGAVDRREYSIYSGEKDDYLEILVREVEGGKVSSKLKKLKVGDWIDVDGPFGFFKFNPQSFQVQKFLFIATGTGISPFHGFVKTHWQLNYKMVHGVRKREEAYDHTDFNKERVTLCTSGEEGGDFYGRVTEFLKTKTIDEDTNCFLCGNSEMIYEVFDILSEKGIPTSNIYTEVYF, from the coding sequence TTGAAAAAACATAAAGTAACACAAGTCAGGCATTTAACCGGTTCAACGTTTGTAATTCGGTTTGAGCGGAATGGTATGGAGTTCCAAACCGGGCAGTTTGTATTGCTCGGAACAAAAGGAGCAGTTGATCGGCGCGAATACTCCATATACAGCGGAGAGAAAGACGATTACCTGGAAATTTTGGTTCGCGAGGTGGAAGGAGGAAAAGTATCATCGAAATTAAAAAAGCTGAAAGTGGGCGATTGGATTGATGTGGATGGCCCTTTTGGATTTTTTAAGTTCAATCCACAAAGTTTTCAGGTGCAGAAATTTTTGTTCATCGCAACCGGAACCGGTATCAGCCCGTTTCATGGTTTTGTAAAAACGCATTGGCAGCTGAATTATAAAATGGTACATGGGGTACGAAAAAGAGAAGAGGCCTATGATCATACTGATTTTAATAAAGAAAGGGTAACTTTGTGCACTTCAGGAGAAGAAGGTGGCGACTTCTACGGGAGGGTAACCGAATTTCTGAAGACGAAGACAATAGATGAAGATACAAACTGTTTTCTTTGCGGAAACAGTGAAATGATATACGAAGTATTCGATATTTTGTCGGAAAAGGGAATCCCGACATCGAACATTTATACTGAAGTATACTTTTAA
- a CDS encoding substrate-binding domain-containing protein: MNYRITLLILVFLSGLCFTACDTKDEPVEVGFLIHAFDKERWENDRDYLVEDVQELGGTVKVMNAENDADKQLAQAKELLANGVDVLVVVPVDQFAAAAIVEAAHAQNVKVISYDRLIKNCKLDYYVSTDNVEIGSLQASYLTTIQPKGKYALIGGAMSDNNSQLLYLGQRNVLQPLVEKGDIEIVYNEFTNAWEENEGYEHGKILLEAYPDVDAIIAGNDELAMGVLRAIKEMGMEHKILVAGMDADLRNLREIVAGHQTCTVYKPYEKLAATTAELAMKLAQNEDGEKTYQTVSNGEMLVPTVFHNGMIVNKENLELTVISEGYQREEEVYN, from the coding sequence ATGAATTACAGGATAACATTACTCATCTTAGTTTTTCTTTCCGGACTTTGCTTTACTGCTTGCGATACCAAAGACGAGCCAGTTGAAGTAGGATTTTTAATCCATGCTTTCGATAAAGAACGGTGGGAAAACGACCGGGACTATCTTGTAGAAGATGTTCAGGAACTTGGAGGAACCGTAAAAGTTATGAATGCCGAGAATGATGCCGATAAACAATTGGCTCAGGCAAAAGAACTGCTCGCCAACGGTGTTGACGTGCTAGTGGTAGTACCTGTAGATCAGTTTGCTGCCGCTGCTATTGTTGAAGCTGCACATGCCCAGAATGTAAAAGTTATTTCGTACGACCGTTTGATTAAAAATTGCAAACTTGATTATTATGTATCGACCGATAACGTTGAGATTGGTTCGTTACAGGCCAGTTATTTAACCACCATACAACCCAAAGGCAAATATGCTTTAATTGGGGGAGCAATGAGCGACAACAATAGCCAGTTGCTTTATCTTGGCCAGCGAAATGTGCTGCAGCCTTTAGTGGAAAAGGGTGACATTGAAATTGTTTATAACGAATTTACCAACGCATGGGAAGAAAATGAAGGGTATGAACATGGTAAAATCTTATTAGAAGCTTATCCTGATGTTGATGCTATTATTGCCGGAAACGACGAATTAGCAATGGGAGTGTTAAGAGCTATAAAAGAAATGGGTATGGAGCATAAGATACTTGTAGCTGGAATGGATGCCGATTTGCGAAACCTGCGCGAAATTGTTGCCGGTCATCAAACCTGTACTGTTTATAAACCTTATGAAAAATTGGCAGCTACTACCGCCGAACTGGCAATGAAACTTGCACAGAACGAAGATGGTGAAAAAACATATCAGACAGTGAGTAACGGAGAAATGTTGGTTCCTACGGTCTTCCATAACGGAATGATTGTGAATAAGGAAAATCTTGAGTTAACAGTTATTTCAGAGGGCTACCAAAGAGAGGAGGAGGTATACAATTAG
- a CDS encoding Maf-like protein — MNWIPEYNFILASKSPRRQELLKSLGIDFQVKTKDVDEDYPSELSPNQIPGYLAEKKAKAFANELNNNDLLITADTIVVLNEQVLEKPNDYDHAYKMLSALSGKMHEVITGVCLRSTKKTVVFSSLTNVQFKELTSTEIDYYITTFKPFDKAGAYGIQEWIGSIGISHIEGSFYNVMGLPLQKLYEEIQKF; from the coding sequence ATGAACTGGATACCTGAATATAACTTCATTCTTGCATCAAAGTCGCCACGTAGGCAAGAGCTTTTAAAATCATTGGGAATTGATTTTCAGGTGAAAACAAAAGATGTGGACGAAGATTATCCGTCGGAGCTTTCTCCTAATCAGATTCCGGGATACCTGGCAGAAAAAAAAGCAAAAGCTTTTGCCAATGAATTGAACAATAATGATTTGCTGATAACAGCCGATACAATTGTTGTTTTGAACGAACAAGTGCTCGAAAAACCGAATGATTATGATCATGCCTATAAAATGTTATCGGCATTAAGCGGAAAAATGCATGAGGTAATAACTGGTGTTTGTCTTCGTTCAACAAAAAAAACGGTTGTGTTTTCATCCTTAACCAACGTGCAGTTTAAAGAGCTTACCAGTACCGAAATCGACTATTACATTACTACTTTTAAACCGTTTGATAAGGCCGGTGCATACGGTATTCAGGAGTGGATCGGATCGATCGGTATTTCGCATATTGAAGGTTCATTTTACAATGTAATGGGATTGCCACTTCAAAAATTGTACGAGGAAATTCAAAAGTTTTAA
- a CDS encoding HAD-IIIA family hydrolase — translation MSFFKEELTRVKAFVFDVDGVLSQDVSPLNEDGDPVRTANVKDGFAIRSAIKAGYPIAIITGGYIERVRLRYEKLGVEHFYDKARDKVACLNDFLEKVKVEPEDVLFMGDDLVDYRVMQAVGLPTCPKDAVSDIKDISKYISDKKGGEGCVRDVIEQALKAQHKWFTPEMLNSRAF, via the coding sequence ATGTCGTTTTTTAAAGAAGAACTTACCCGCGTAAAAGCTTTTGTATTCGATGTCGACGGAGTATTGTCGCAAGACGTTTCGCCGCTTAACGAAGATGGCGATCCGGTACGAACAGCTAACGTTAAAGATGGTTTTGCCATAAGAAGTGCTATTAAAGCCGGTTATCCGATTGCAATTATCACAGGAGGTTATATTGAACGCGTTCGGCTACGCTACGAAAAACTGGGTGTGGAGCATTTTTACGACAAAGCCCGTGATAAAGTAGCCTGTTTAAATGATTTTCTGGAAAAGGTGAAAGTAGAACCTGAAGATGTGCTTTTTATGGGCGACGATTTAGTTGATTACCGGGTGATGCAGGCTGTAGGTTTGCCAACCTGCCCAAAAGACGCTGTAAGTGACATTAAAGATATCTCGAAATACATTTCGGATAAAAAAGGTGGCGAAGGTTGTGTACGCGATGTAATTGAGCAGGCATTAAAAGCTCAACACAAATGGTTTACCCCGGAAATGTTAAATTCAAGAGCATTCTAA
- a CDS encoding DUF2520 domain-containing protein produces the protein MNLKICVVGAGNLATQLSEAFAKTGYKIVQVYSRTEESAKQLADRLQTNFTTSTESITKEADIYFVALKDSAVDQVLSKVEFGDKLLVHCSGSLPMNILSSYSDNYGVFYPLQTFSKNRKVDFKKIPIFLEASSEENLNILEEIAHEVSESVTRLNSEKRKSLHIAAVFACNFSNHCYAMAAKYLERKDLSFEILRPLIMETAQKVQELHPKDAQTGPAIRFDENIINAHLNELNEMPDLQELYNSISKSIFEHHQEK, from the coding sequence ATGAACCTAAAAATATGTGTTGTTGGCGCAGGTAATTTAGCTACACAGCTCTCTGAAGCTTTTGCAAAAACTGGTTATAAAATTGTACAGGTTTATAGCCGAACAGAGGAGTCGGCCAAACAGTTGGCGGATCGTTTACAAACGAACTTTACAACTTCAACGGAGTCGATCACAAAGGAAGCGGATATTTATTTTGTGGCATTAAAAGATTCTGCAGTGGATCAGGTATTGAGTAAGGTCGAGTTTGGTGATAAATTGCTCGTTCATTGCTCTGGGAGTTTGCCAATGAATATATTAAGTAGTTATTCCGATAATTATGGCGTTTTCTACCCTTTGCAGACTTTTTCAAAAAACAGAAAAGTTGATTTTAAGAAGATTCCCATTTTTTTAGAAGCAAGTTCAGAAGAGAATTTGAATATTTTAGAAGAAATCGCTCACGAGGTTTCAGAATCAGTAACTCGACTAAATTCTGAAAAAAGAAAGAGCTTACACATTGCGGCCGTTTTTGCATGTAACTTTTCCAATCATTGTTATGCAATGGCTGCCAAATACCTGGAACGGAAAGATCTGTCATTTGAAATACTGCGGCCACTCATTATGGAGACGGCCCAAAAAGTACAGGAATTACATCCGAAAGACGCACAAACAGGTCCGGCAATCCGTTTTGATGAAAACATTATAAATGCGCACCTGAACGAATTAAATGAAATGCCCGATCTGCAGGAATTGTACAATTCAATTTCAAAGAGTATTTTTGAGCATCATCAGGAAAAATAA
- a CDS encoding superoxide dismutase — protein sequence MERRKFILAVGTAAIATPLFGSLSSCASNGEDFEGHKFPELPYAYDALEPYIDAETMELHYSKHHKGYFTKFMAAAEGSALLTTPMDKIFSEISKQPEGIRNNGGGYYNHSLFWENMTPQQNEIPADLKDAIEKDFGSVDAFKNEFSKAAKTRFGSGWVWLLVDENGKLKVSSTPNQDNPLMDIAEIKGTPLLALDVWEHAYYLNYQNKRGDYISNFWNIVNWDVINNRLAKATV from the coding sequence ATGGAAAGAAGAAAATTTATACTCGCGGTAGGGACAGCAGCAATAGCAACACCTCTTTTTGGTAGTTTATCATCATGTGCAAGCAATGGTGAAGATTTCGAGGGACATAAGTTTCCGGAACTTCCTTATGCTTATGATGCGCTTGAACCTTACATAGATGCAGAAACAATGGAGCTGCACTATTCAAAACATCACAAAGGATATTTTACAAAATTTATGGCTGCAGCCGAAGGTAGTGCTCTTTTAACTACCCCGATGGATAAGATTTTTTCCGAAATAAGTAAACAACCAGAGGGTATAAGAAATAATGGTGGAGGTTATTATAATCACTCATTATTTTGGGAAAATATGACTCCTCAGCAAAACGAAATTCCTGCAGATTTAAAAGATGCAATAGAAAAAGATTTTGGATCGGTAGATGCTTTTAAAAACGAATTTTCGAAAGCAGCCAAAACTCGTTTTGGAAGTGGCTGGGTATGGTTACTTGTTGATGAAAATGGAAAGTTAAAAGTAAGCTCAACTCCAAACCAGGATAATCCATTAATGGATATTGCTGAAATAAAAGGCACTCCTTTATTGGCTCTGGATGTTTGGGAACATGCTTACTATCTTAACTACCAGAATAAACGTGGCGACTACATCAGTAATTTCTGGAATATTGTAAACTGGGATGTGATTAACAATCGACTGGCAAAAGCCACTGTTTAA
- a CDS encoding O-antigen ligase family protein: protein MKNYLIELIDSNLFFLSLIVFVLVLPMSVALVSVVAALVLLTALFEDKRSAKWERIKQRKVILLIPLIFLFYLVSTFVTLKYDKSFYDVQKTLFYLVFPLAFSMGKEINSRQKRFVLYTFTVSSIIAIIVAILRWKFIVSADESLTIRDITLVSHIRFSFQINLLIWFWALFLLINNKILSKTKQILIFVLIAAYVGFLMFQQSLIGIVALVTSSVLFLFYLFNRIVSKKKIPIAILFITIILTPLIYLYSVVHKFYNIEKVDPVNIEKVTTQGNSYTHDFSNKMVENGHYVFLYICKKEMKEEWNKVAEIEYDSVGVNGYPIRATLIRYLTSKGLRKDAEGVKALSKNDIENIEKGMGNVIFQKKYSLYPRIYQTVWEYYVYSQTGYSNNQSFSQRIEFAKAAITIIKENILLGVGTGRWKTAFAEAFKENGAKLEESNYASSHNQYLNYLVKFGVFGFIFIMFILIYPIVKTKRYQDQLLMLFLVFMFFANFADSNLETHIGSSFFFFFYCFFLTGSQNYLALHKPDLKRIDKI, encoded by the coding sequence ATGAAGAATTACTTAATTGAGCTTATAGACTCAAATTTATTCTTTTTATCGCTAATTGTTTTTGTACTGGTGCTTCCCATGTCAGTAGCATTAGTTTCGGTTGTTGCTGCTTTAGTATTACTTACTGCACTATTCGAAGATAAGAGAAGTGCAAAATGGGAACGTATAAAACAGCGAAAAGTAATCCTTTTAATTCCTCTCATCTTTTTATTTTATTTGGTAAGTACTTTTGTTACTTTAAAATATGATAAGTCGTTTTATGATGTGCAGAAGACGCTTTTCTACCTGGTTTTTCCATTGGCATTTAGTATGGGAAAGGAAATTAATTCGAGACAGAAACGTTTCGTATTGTATACTTTTACTGTATCGAGTATTATAGCAATTATAGTTGCTATTCTAAGATGGAAATTTATTGTCTCAGCAGATGAAAGCCTTACAATACGCGATATCACTTTGGTTTCTCATATTAGGTTTAGTTTTCAAATTAATTTACTGATTTGGTTTTGGGCCCTGTTCTTATTGATAAATAATAAGATATTATCCAAAACAAAACAAATCCTGATTTTTGTATTAATTGCAGCTTATGTTGGTTTCCTCATGTTTCAGCAATCGTTAATCGGAATTGTAGCACTGGTAACAAGTAGTGTTTTATTTCTTTTTTATTTGTTTAACCGAATCGTTTCAAAAAAGAAAATTCCAATAGCCATTCTATTTATAACAATTATACTTACTCCTCTAATTTATTTGTATAGTGTGGTACATAAATTTTACAATATTGAAAAGGTTGATCCTGTAAATATTGAAAAGGTAACAACGCAGGGAAATTCATATACACACGATTTCTCGAATAAGATGGTAGAAAACGGACACTATGTTTTTTTATACATCTGCAAAAAAGAAATGAAAGAAGAGTGGAATAAGGTTGCCGAAATTGAATATGACTCGGTTGGTGTAAATGGTTACCCAATACGAGCCACACTTATTCGCTATTTAACTTCGAAAGGATTGCGGAAAGATGCCGAAGGCGTTAAAGCCTTAAGTAAAAATGATATTGAGAACATAGAAAAAGGGATGGGTAATGTAATATTTCAAAAAAAATATTCATTGTATCCGCGCATTTATCAAACAGTTTGGGAGTACTATGTGTATTCACAAACCGGCTATTCCAATAATCAATCATTTTCGCAACGAATAGAGTTTGCTAAAGCCGCTATTACTATTATAAAAGAAAATATTTTATTGGGTGTAGGAACCGGCAGATGGAAAACTGCTTTTGCCGAAGCTTTCAAAGAAAACGGGGCTAAACTCGAAGAAAGTAATTATGCATCGTCGCACAACCAGTATTTAAATTATTTGGTGAAATTCGGTGTGTTTGGTTTTATCTTTATCATGTTTATTCTCATTTATCCAATAGTAAAAACCAAACGCTATCAGGATCAGTTATTGATGTTGTTTTTAGTCTTTATGTTTTTTGCAAACTTTGCCGATTCAAACCTGGAGACACATATTGGGAGTTCATTCTTCTTCTTTTTTTACTGTTTCTTTTTAACCGGATCCCAAAATTATTTAGCCTTACACAAGCCCGATTTAAAAAGAATCGATAAGATATAA